CCATTGAAGGACTTGATAGCGATGATTGAGATATTATTTAGGAGAAGGAGGGGATCGGATGTATTTTAAAAAACTGTTGGGTGAAAGATGTTATCTTTCGCCTTTGAATCTTCAAGATTGTGAGATTTATACTAAATGGATAAACGACATTGATGTATCCTTAGGAGTAACCTTTGCCCGTGTTCTGATGACGCCCGAGCAAGAAAAAGAAATTCTGGAGAAACTATCCCGAGTGGAATATAATTTCGCCATTGTGGAGTTAAACAAAGATGAGCTCATCGGCAACATTGGTTTTACCCATATCGACTTTATCAACCATACTGCCGAGATGGGAATATTCATTGGTAACAAGGATTATTGGGGGAAAGGTTATGGAGCAGAAGCCATAGAATTATTGCTGGATTTTGGCTTTAATATATTGAACCTGCATAATATCAATTTGAAGGTATATTCCTACAATAAGCCAGCCATCAAATGTTATCAAATAGTAGGATTTAAGGAAGTTGGGAGACTTCGGGAAACAAAACAGATAGCCGGACAAAAATTTGACCATATTATAATGGACATCCTGGAAAAAGAATACAAATCAAAACTTATTAAGGGTTTGGTCGACAAGAGAAACCAAGAAAACTGAAGAGAAAAGTCCTTGAGCGATATTAAAAAGATCAAACAAGAGCTAAATAGAGTATTGATGATGAAAAGCTGCCAAACTACTCCGGTTCTTTCCTGCTTTTTAAGGAGGGTAAGGTGAGAAAGATAACACTTATAAAGGGGAAGTAACAGATGCTAGAAAAAATGGCTGATTTTTTTACTGCTCGCGTAGATGAATATGATAATCATATGATGAATGATGTGGTTGGGTGTAAAGAAGGATATATAAAAATGGCGGAATTGTTACCAGAAACAGTAGTAAATCTTTTAGACCTCGGCTGTGGAACTGGCTTAGAACTTGATGAAATATTTAAAATTCGTCCTAATATTAAAGTGACTGGCGTTGATTTATCAAAAGCAATGTTGGGAATATTAAAACAAAAACATCCTAATCAAGACTTGACTCTTATCAATGCAAACTATTTTGATTATGATTTTGGAATTGAATGGTTTGATGCAATAATATCCTTCCAAACTATGCACCATTTCTCTCATGAACAGAAAATACAGCTTTATTCAAGGATTTATTCAGCATTAAAGCCGGGAGGAAAATATATCGAATGTGACTATATGGTCATTGAACAAAAAGACGAGGACTATAATTTTAAAGAAAGCGTGCGAATTCGCAATGAACAAAATATTACCGATGGTGAGTTCTATCACTACGACACTCCATGTACTATAGAAAATCAGTTGAAGATGCTTCGTCGGGCTAAATTTGAGAAAGTTGAAATGGTCTGGAGATTAGAAAATACAACGATTGTTGTTGCCGAAAGGGCAATGAAATAATGGTTTATAGAAACCAGAAATTCTGACTGTACCAATTTTTTTGGTAATGATTGTTTTGAGTAGGTAAAATATTAGGTCATTTAATAGGAATAATAATTCCTTTGGTGATTTCAACTAAGATTTTCGGAGTGAGCTTAAAAACCGCATTGGGAGTTCCAGCTGCAGCCCAGATTTCTTCGAATTGCATTAAGTCTTGATCGATATAGATAGGAATTGGATTTTTATGTCCAACAGGTGGGACACCTCCAATAGAGAAACCGGTTTGCGACAAAACAAAGTCAGCATCGGCTTTTTGTAGTTTTTCCTTGATCACTGCCTCAATGGCTTTTTCGTTTACTCGATTCTTTCCGCTAGCAATAATCAGGATAGGTTTTTGCGAGTTTGCTCCTTTGAAAACCAATGATTTCGCAATTTGACCCAAGGTACAGCCTACTGCAGCTGCGGCTTCTTGAGCAGAACGAGTTGATGCTGCTAACTGAACCACATTCAATTCAACTCCAAATTCATTCAGAGCGGTTTGTACGATTTCCGCCTTTTTCTTTAAGTTATCCTGCATAAAATTCACTCCTTAGAAACTGATCAATATCAATTATCAGTATATATTACTAACTAAATAAAGTTTCAAATTTCTTTCCAATGAACTTGAATCGTCCTATCTCTTTCTTCAGTTTAT
This genomic stretch from Candidatus Atribacteria bacterium ADurb.Bin276 harbors:
- the speG gene encoding Spermidine N(1)-acetyltransferase → MYFKKLLGERCYLSPLNLQDCEIYTKWINDIDVSLGVTFARVLMTPEQEKEILEKLSRVEYNFAIVELNKDELIGNIGFTHIDFINHTAEMGIFIGNKDYWGKGYGAEAIELLLDFGFNILNLHNINLKVYSYNKPAIKCYQIVGFKEVGRLRETKQIAGQKFDHIIMDILEKEYKSKLIKGLVDKRNQEN
- the ybaK gene encoding Cys-tRNA(Pro)/Cys-tRNA(Cys) deacylase YbaK — encoded protein: MQDNLKKKAEIVQTALNEFGVELNVVQLAASTRSAQEAAAAVGCTLGQIAKSLVFKGANSQKPILIIASGKNRVNEKAIEAVIKEKLQKADADFVLSQTGFSIGGVPPVGHKNPIPIYIDQDLMQFEEIWAAAGTPNAVFKLTPKILVEITKGIIIPIK